TGTTCTCGCCCAGCACGATGCCCAGCACCAGGCCAATGAAGCAGACGCACGCAGACAGGAAGTTGAGAAACAGCGCCCTCCTCATGCTCATCCCAGAGTGAAGCAAGATGGCAATATCGCCTGCAAAGGTGTCCAATGAACACGTTTTTCATTTTGGTTTCATTGAAAGAAATCACCAACACGACATTGAAGCAACagggcaagatggcggagaagaatATTCACCGATGtcatgaataaaaattaaattcttgTCATAACCTAGCAATAGGACCATACTTAATTTTTACAAAGGAACGAATACTTTAAAGCTTTGATTTTAGTAGCTACGTTGTGACTCTATGAACCTCCTGCAAATGTCAATAAATAATTACTTCCTTTGTACATTTCTTCAACACCCGATTCTCTTCTCATGCCATTCTGTTACTGCTGTGTTATTGCAGGGTAGATGGTGAAGGATGGATGCGAGGACCACGTGTGAAAAAGCAGATTCTGTTTATCTTCCCACCCTTTTAAATCATCACCGTTATCGTTATCgttattgtcatcgtcattgtcacaGTCATTGCCATTTGGctgtccggtggcgcaacggttagcccCTGTCACCAATTCAGCTGTCTGgtgttcagctctcgtctcgggcactctgttctttctctggcatctgttcacaggcTGGCGTCCTTGCcaagttgctggcttggcgtaaaacacccattgcaatcatcattgtcatcatcatggtcaatgtcgttgtcattgtcactgtcattctGCCTCTCATCATATTTTACATCACATACCTAGCTCGTGAGGCAGCTCCTCGCACAGGACGGCGATGCTGATGCTGACCCCCATGTACACGTTTTCCGTGAAGGCAGCGCCGATCGCCAAGCCGTCCACGAAGTTGTGGATGACGTCACCGATCAGCACCATCCATGCAACCGTCTTGACGgggttcttcttcttcttcttcttgacctCACCATCCACGTTCTTCTCTATGGTTTTGATGGAGAGGTCGGGGAAGTGGGAGTGGCCGTGGACctggttttctttgtcttcgaaATTGGTCAGCGCCACCTTCTCGTCCTCCGTGGGAGGATCCACAGTAAACGACTCTTGTCTGCGGATCCGCTCAAGCTGTCcaataacagaaacaaacagGTGATAAGGTTCGGGTCGTCCATAAGAAAGATAATAGATTATTCAGTCTACCGCTTAttcattgtgtgtgagagagtgattGTCATCGTCGAaggcgtaaaaaaaaaaaaatgaaggcggGTGAAGCAAAGTGTTCAAAACCTGACAGGTGTTGTAAATATCTAGCTTCAGCCCCTTAAGGGTCACGATACCTCTTTGCCTCTCAGCAAACACTTGAGAAGACGCTCTGACGTAAAGAAGACGTAGATGGAAATGAGTGCTGTTGCTGCTTTCCATATGTAGTCCTCAGCAAGGTGCTCGCACGACGCAATATGGAAAGCCTGCACACACGTCCAAATAATGGTTCTtaagaacataaataaataagttaataaataagatatttCAAGCTTGAAAAAGTTTCCTTCATGTGTGTTACATTTAATTTCGCGAAAGCATGCAGAACAAATATTCATGAAGTGTATTTCCACACGAATGAGAAAGTTCGTCTCTGCATGTAACGAAGGCTTTGCACAAgtcacaagatttttttggtctttttttttttaaccagtttcTCTGGGTTTTTCACTATACTGCAATCTCTTATTTTCGACTTTTCTAGGTGATGGGTGAGGTCAAGTCAAGTGAACTTTCTTCGCAGAAGCTGTTTTGTTAATGATGTTGCTGAGATCTtgaaactatatttatatatctcgAAAACACATACGCATACTTTAATCCCAGGCTAAGGTTGCTATTGGTGATGTTACTATGATAACGATGGCGATGAACTCAGATTAATTCTGACCTCAGGAATAAGCACCAGCAGCCCGGTGGCAGCGAGAGTGCCGGCTCCCATGGCCACCAGAAACTGTAGAATTCTTTGGAAGAATTTTTTGGACATGACGGGCGTGAGTAGACCACCAATGTTGGAAATGATGCAAATGAGACACACGAAGCCAGATCCGTACCCCCATGCTGCAAAAGACAAAAGGGTCCTCTTCACACCATCGTGAACCTTCGAGGGCTTAAGTTCAGTGAGGATACAGACACAAAGAAGGATGGGCAACGACCAGAAAGGTTACGGAGGTCACAAGGTACGTACCTTGCCCTGTCGTCGGCTTGTTGAACATGTTGGACTCCACGGGTTCTTGTGCACATGCGGggtccaccaccgacagcaccGCCTGCTGTAGGGCATCGGGCAGATTAGTGTAGTTGAGCCCCTGGTTGCCTCTATAGTGGTAGTAGATGTCGGACACCGTTAGACACTGTTGgaaatgataagaaaatgagATTAGGGACATGTTGGACATAAGTACTTGAAGTAAAGACAAGAGAATGTCACAGATGAGTGAAAGTCGAATACGTTGTTGTTATGAGAGGACGTCTCAGATGCTGGATTCTGTCAGagagcaacaaaaaaatgtcacgGTTGAAAAAATAGCAGACGTGTTCGACAGAAGAACACCACTGTGGTATAGATGTCGGACTTgctagacatttttaaaatagacaAGAGAGCGTTTCTGTTTAAATCCCTTTTTGTAGATACACACGCTTTCCTACGAATACGGGACACGAAAAATTTTAGAAGAAACTAAATATCATTGCTAGAGCAGATGTCGGAAATGGTCAAATACTTTCAATTAACAATGAAACATctaagaagaataaagaaaggttCCCAGTCGTCAACATTTGGAAGAATAGCATCCATTTAAGACACCTGCACTTCTGGCTTTTCGTTCCGTTTGGTCTTTCTCTCATCGTCCCTTTTGCTGTCCAGTTTGGACTACAAATTTGAAAGGCCATCAATAGAGACCAGCCATTGTCAGAAAGATATAATGTTTAAATTTCGTAACATTTTGTTGCTCTCTGCGTCCGGTAATATGCTTCAAAGGaagaataagaatttaaaaaaaacaacaacaaagaataagaagaacaaaaacacaagcaaacCAAGAGGAAGAAAACCATGACAAATAAATCTGACCCCAGAACAGTTGAAGGATTTTTCTTCGTTTCCTGAAGGTGTAGTGGTCTCTTTGCACGGATGTTCAGTGACTACCGGCATCACAGATGTTGGCAGCGGGTTTTTCTGCAGCGCCATCAGCAGGTTGTGGAAATCTTCCATTGACAGACCATCGCGCGCCGTCTGGAATCCGTCCGCCACCCTCTTGTACTTCTCGAGAGTTAGGTTGGCCAGGCACCCGGAGTTCAGGACCTGGTCCGAGGTTTGTTCCTGGCTCAGGGAGGAGCTGGTCGCCAAGACTAAGAGTCCAGCGCAGCACATCCAGAAGCGACTCGACTCCATAACTGAAGAAATTTCCGCTCCGAGCTAAAGATGAAGAGCGCGGCTATGTGGATGGACTGGCTTGAGTTGTCTTCTCTAGGCTTGCGTTCTCGGTTGGATGGACGCCCTCGATCTCCTCGGCTTTTGCATCCCTGCAAAAGATTTTCAGAAAGACAATTACCACGTGACAGAGTGTGATCAACTGTTTTAGTCATCGGTCTGAAAGGTCAGATGCGGATAATGAGACTGTAAATaacttttctttcgttcttttcttctttttttccttgaattcatttatttgttttacctttaatccattcattctttctttcctcgttCGTTCATTAgtctctcatttctttcatttattattcttt
This is a stretch of genomic DNA from Pomacea canaliculata isolate SZHN2017 linkage group LG3, ASM307304v1, whole genome shotgun sequence. It encodes these proteins:
- the LOC112559826 gene encoding zinc transporter ZIP8-like, translating into MESSRFWMCCAGLLVLATSSSLSQEQTSDQVLNSGCLANLTLEKYKRVADGFQTARDGLSMEDFHNLLMALQKNPLPTSVMPVVTEHPCKETTTPSGNEEKSFNCSGCLTVSDIYYHYRGNQGLNYTNLPDALQQAVLSVVDPACAQEPVESNMFNKPTTGQAWGYGSGFVCLICIISNIGGLLTPVMSKKFFQRILQFLVAMGAGTLAATGLLVLIPEAFHIASCEHLAEDYIWKAATALISIYVFFTSERLLKCLLRGKELERIRRQESFTVDPPTEDEKVALTNFEDKENQVHGHSHFPDLSIKTIEKNVDGEVKKKKKKNPVKTVAWMVLIGDVIHNFVDGLAIGAAFTENVYMGVSISIAVLCEELPHELGDIAILLHSGMSMRRALFLNFLSACVCFIGLVLGIVLGENTEANRWILAVAGGLFLYVPLVDMLPEMSEILDLTMKESVQENKGAFGNEFKHLMFLQGLGFLLGMAIILSVVYCTGHLMTI